Below is a window of Clostridium sp. JN-1 DNA.
TGATAATTCATAGGATTAAACAGAATACTAATTTAAAATTAGATTTAAGGAGTATATTTAAGTTATAGAGGACAGGAGACATATGATGTTAAATAAGTCTTAACTTCAGGCTCCATTTTGCATATAATGTAAGGTATAAATAATTATTTTAAGGGTGGTATTAATGTTCTCGTGTCCATATTATGATAACTACCTAAGGCAAAGACAGGCATCTTCACATATTAGATTACTCCATGCTTCTCCAAATTTAGCAGCAGTAGATGTATATGCAAATGGATCGCTAATTGCTAGAAATTTTAGATTTAAAAATTTTACGGAATATATGCCAATTTCTCCGGGAAATTATAGAATTAGAGTGTATCCAGCTGGTGCTTCAAATAATATTGTCTTGGATGCAAATGTAAGTATTGGACCAGATCAAATATTTACGATAGCAATAGTAGGGCTGCTTCCAAATATATCTTTAAAGTCTATATTAGATCCTAAAATGCCTATAATGAGAAATAATGTAATGTTAAGGTTTGCAAACTTAGCTCCTAATGTTTTAAAAACAGATTTAGCTTTTCAAGGTGGAAAAGTTATTTTCCCAGGTGTCAACTATCTTGGAGTAACAAATTATACTATGTTAAATCCAGAAACTTATAATTTTGAGTTAAGATTACCAAATACAAACAAAAGAATACTGCTAGTACCTAATGTTAGACTTAAGGGAAATAGATTTTATACTATGTATGCTGTAGGATTAGCAGAAGGAACTCCTGCATTACAAATGTTAATACCATTAGACGGAAACAGCTATATAAGATAACTTAAATATAGAGTTCCACAGTAAAAACCTAATTTACCCTCTGGAACTCTACATATGTTTGGAAAGTGGAGGTGTGTTAATGAGTTTACGATTTATATATGGAAGAGCCGGCAGCGGCAAGAGCTATTATTGTTTGAATGATATAAAAAAGAAAATTGATGAAGGATGTACTAATTCTTTAATTTTACTTGTACCTGAACAATTTTCATTTCAAGCAGAAAAAAATCTTATAAATACTATAGGTGAAAAGGGGATGTTTAAGGCTCAAGTTATGAGCTTTAGAAGTATGGCATATAAGGTTTTAAGTGAAGTTGGAGGAATTACTCTTGAACATGTAAATGCAGCAGGTAAGAATATGCTCATATATAGGATAATGGATGAAAATTCATCTAATCTTAAAACTTTTGCAAAATCAGCAAGGAGACAAGGATTTGTAAGTATGATTTCTGATATCATAACTGAATTAAAAAGGTATGATGTAAGTCCTCAATTGCTTCAAAGTACACTTGAAGAAGTTGAAGATGAAAATTTAAAAGATAAAATTTATGACATAAGTTTAATTTTTTCTGAATTTGAAGATAGGTTACATAAACAGTATATAGATGCAGAAGATGACCTCACAATACTCGCAAAAAACTTGCCAAAATCACATTTATTTGATGAAAGTGAAATTTGGGTAGATGAGTTTATAAGTTTTACCCCTCAAGAATATAATGTTTTGAATAAGTTACTGCTTAAAGCTAAGCGATTAAATGTAACAGTATGTACAAATTCTTTAAATGAAAAGGGTACTATTGAAGATACGGATTTATTTTTGCCTACTAAAACTACTGAAACAAAACTTTTGCAAATAGCTAATGATAATAATATAAAATATGATAAACCAATAGCTCTAAATTGTAATCCATGTTACAGATTTAAAAAAAGTTTGGAAATACAGCATTTAGAGAAATACTTATTTTCATTTCCATATAAAAAATACAGTGGGAAAAATTCAAATATAGGTATTTTAAGAGCTTTAAATAAATACACGGAAATAAAGGAAACTGCAAAAGATATAATAAGGATATGTAGGGACAAGGGTTTTAGATTTAAAGATATTGCAGTTATAAGCGGTGATTTGGATGGATATGAAGCTTTAATTAGGGCTGTTTTCTCAGAATATAATATACCATTTTTTATAGATAAAAAGAGGAAAATATTTAATAATCCCATAATAGTTTTTGTAATTTCAGCAGTGGAGATAATAGCAAAAAATTGGTCTTACGAATCAGTATTTAAATACTTAAAGACAGGATTTTTAGATATAAGTACGGACGAAATAGATATTATTGAAAACTATGTACTGTCAAATGGTATAAGCGGAAGCAAGTGGATTAATGAAGATGATTGGAAATTTAACATAAATTATAGTATTGAAAATAAAGATGTCAGCGGCTATGAAAAAGAAATGCTGAGTAAAATAAATGACATTAGAAATAGAATAAGAAGACCTCTTTTAAAATTATCTAAAAGTATTAAAGGAAAAAAGACAGCACGTCAAATTTGTGAAGGAATTTACAATTTTCTCTGTGATATAGATTTTGTAAAAAAAATTGAAAATATAATGAATGACTTTAGAGAATGCGGTGAACTTGATAGGGTAAATGAGTATAATCAAATATGGAATATTATAATAGAACTTTTAGACCAAATAGTTGAAACTATAGGTGATGAATCTTTTACTGTTTCAGAATTTTACCAAATACTAGCTGCTGGATTTGAAGAATACGAGATAGGAGTTATACCACCAGCTTTAGATCAAGTGCTGGTTGGAAGTGTAACTAGAATTAAGAGCCATGATGTAAATGCTCTTTACATAGTTGGAGTAAATGATGGTGTGTTTCCAGCTCCACTGCCTGATGAAGGTATGTTATCTGATAAGGATAGGGAAAATTTAAATGATCATGGTGTAGAAATATCTAAGAGTACTAGAAATAGAGTATTTGAAGAACAATTTTTGATTTACAGCACTTTGACAATTGTAAGTAAGTATTTGAAGCTGAGTTATGTTGTTTCAGATGAGGATGGAAAAGGCAAAAGACCTTCAGTTGTTATATCTAGAATGAAAAAGCTATTTCCAAATTTAAATGAGCAAAATATTGTAATTGGAAGAAATGATGATAATTCTAATATCGACAGTATTACAGGACCAAATGCAGTATTCAATGAGCTCATAAGTAATATAAGAAAACATTCAGATGGAGAATATATGAATGGATTGTGGCTGGATGTCTACAGGTGGTATAAGTTAAATGATGACTGGAATGAAAAATTAGATAAGGTTTTAAAAGGGTTTTACTATACTAATGAAGTTGAAATCAATGACACTAGCAAGGTTAGAAAATTATATGGAAGACATTTAAATATGAGTATTTCAAGACTTGAAAAGTTTGTACAATGTCCATTTGCGTATTTCATGCAGTATGGATTAAAAGCAAAGGAAAGAAAAGTTTATAAGTTGACTCCACCTGACTTTGGAAGTTTTATACACAATATGTTGAAGCTATTTTCAGATAAAG
It encodes the following:
- a CDS encoding DUF4397 domain-containing protein; translated protein: MFSCPYYDNYLRQRQASSHIRLLHASPNLAAVDVYANGSLIARNFRFKNFTEYMPISPGNYRIRVYPAGASNNIVLDANVSIGPDQIFTIAIVGLLPNISLKSILDPKMPIMRNNVMLRFANLAPNVLKTDLAFQGGKVIFPGVNYLGVTNYTMLNPETYNFELRLPNTNKRILLVPNVRLKGNRFYTMYAVGLAEGTPALQMLIPLDGNSYIR
- the addB gene encoding helicase-exonuclease AddAB subunit AddB; amino-acid sequence: MSLRFIYGRAGSGKSYYCLNDIKKKIDEGCTNSLILLVPEQFSFQAEKNLINTIGEKGMFKAQVMSFRSMAYKVLSEVGGITLEHVNAAGKNMLIYRIMDENSSNLKTFAKSARRQGFVSMISDIITELKRYDVSPQLLQSTLEEVEDENLKDKIYDISLIFSEFEDRLHKQYIDAEDDLTILAKNLPKSHLFDESEIWVDEFISFTPQEYNVLNKLLLKAKRLNVTVCTNSLNEKGTIEDTDLFLPTKTTETKLLQIANDNNIKYDKPIALNCNPCYRFKKSLEIQHLEKYLFSFPYKKYSGKNSNIGILRALNKYTEIKETAKDIIRICRDKGFRFKDIAVISGDLDGYEALIRAVFSEYNIPFFIDKKRKIFNNPIIVFVISAVEIIAKNWSYESVFKYLKTGFLDISTDEIDIIENYVLSNGISGSKWINEDDWKFNINYSIENKDVSGYEKEMLSKINDIRNRIRRPLLKLSKSIKGKKTARQICEGIYNFLCDIDFVKKIENIMNDFRECGELDRVNEYNQIWNIIIELLDQIVETIGDESFTVSEFYQILAAGFEEYEIGVIPPALDQVLVGSVTRIKSHDVNALYIVGVNDGVFPAPLPDEGMLSDKDRENLNDHGVEISKSTRNRVFEEQFLIYSTLTIVSKYLKLSYVVSDEDGKGKRPSVVISRMKKLFPNLNEQNIVIGRNDDNSNIDSITGPNAVFNELISNIRKHSDGEYMNGLWLDVYRWYKLNDDWNEKLDKVLKGFYYTNEVEINDTSKVRKLYGRHLNMSISRLEKFVQCPFAYFMQYGLKAKERKVYKLTPPDFGSFIHNMLKLFSDKVSEENLSWSNLDEEWCKDQITSIVDETLENVPGSIFNSSKRYKYETNKVKRILITSIWLITKHMKKSDFKPLGYEVDFKNNGKFPPISIELHSGETVTLTGRIDRLDGMSEESETYLRIVDYKSGIKEFKLSDVYYGLQMQLLIYLDAILTEFEKMCDGTCIPGGILYFKLDDPIIKVEPNISDEDIEERIMKALRMNGLILNDPEVVKRMDNSINKSSDVIPVTVKKDGSISNSLSSVATLEQFNILRKYIRDTIAELCEQILEGNINISPCKNKRNTACNYCIYSFICQFDTLMKGNKYRNMKEKSDQEVWNELQNRYDKEE